The Triticum aestivum cultivar Chinese Spring chromosome 7B, IWGSC CS RefSeq v2.1, whole genome shotgun sequence genome window below encodes:
- the LOC123162003 gene encoding auxin-responsive protein IAA20: protein MELELELGLAPPNHAGACGKRGTKEAFGINEATLPLFLRDDDDGGDHGSGDARHWEMGNKRKRLVGWPPVKIGHRPRSNGGHVKVKMEGVPIGRKVDLSRHASYHQLPHTLRLMFPSSTNHYGDPDVWEEPGRHGCRRGRAPYAVTYEDGDGDWMLVGDAPWEDFARSARRLKILLV, encoded by the exons atggagctggagctggagctgggGCTTGCACCGCCGAACCACGCGGGTGCGTGCGGCAAGAGGGGGACGAAGGAGGCGTTCGGGATCAACGAGGCAACGCTGCCACTCTTCCTTCGCGACGATGACGACGGGGGTGACCACGGCAGCGGCGACGCTCGCCACTGGGAAATGGGCAACAA GAGGAAGAGGCTGGTGGGGTGGCCGCCGGTGAAGATCGGGCACCGCCCGCGCAGCAACGGCGGCCACGTGAAGGTGAAGATGGAAGGGGTGCCCATCGGGAGGAAGGTGGACCTGTCCCGCCACGCCTCCTACCACCAGCTCCCCCACACGCTCCGCCTCATGTTCCCCTCCTCCACCAATCACTATGGTGATCCAGATGTATGGGAGGAGCCGGGCCGGCATGGCTGCCGCCGTGGTCGCGCCCCATACGCGGTCACCTACGAGGACGGGGATGGAGACTGGATGTTAGTTGGAGACGCGCCGTGGGA GGACTTTGCCAGGTCGGCCAGACGGCTCAAGATACTACTCGTGTAA